In the Uranotaenia lowii strain MFRU-FL chromosome 1, ASM2978415v1, whole genome shotgun sequence genome, CTTCCAAATGTACGGCGCGTGTAGTTAGACAAGTAAACAAACATACCCATCTCTTCACTGATGAACGTCCTACTTTCACAAACAGCGGTCCAAAGTAGTCAAGCCCAGTAAAGGTGAATGGGCGTTCATGATCGGCTAATCTAGCAGCTGGTAATGGCGCCATGATAGGATGAGAAGGTCTTGCGTTCCTGACTTTGCACATTTGGCAATCAGCGCACACTTTCTTTACAACTTGACGGAGTTTTGGTATTGCATAGCTCTGACGGATTTCATTCACTACAGTCTCAGAATTAGCATGATGAAAACGACGGTGATACCAATCAACAAGCAATTCAGTTAATCTATGTTTCCTTGGCAAAATAACAGGATAACGGACGCCATAAGGAACTGTGTTCGACGATTTTACACGGCTGTTTTCTCGCATCACGCCTTGATCATCCAGGAATGGAACTAGTTGATACAACCTGCTACTCGAATCGACCTGCTGCATCGTTGAACTTTCGTCATGGCTCTTGGTATTTGTCAACAAACCCATTTCTTCCGGAAAACTTTCCCACTGGACTTCCATCATGATTGCTCGTTCCGCTGCCAACAACTCATGTTGCTCCAAAACATCTGACTCTGCGCGATGCTTCTTGgagatgatattttttaatctaaGAGCATATGCTACAGCTCTGTGCAGTCGTTCCCAGCGAGAAAATCGATGATAACCAATAATTGGCTCACGGTGAAGGTGGATCAATACcgttgcttttttttcttcatcagtGCTTATAGGGGAGTCTCGGCATCTAGGCCAATGGTCTTCGGAGGACTTCAGGAAATTAGGTCCATCAAACCAGCTACTGTCGTTCTTGAAATATGGTCCGCTGCCCCACTTCGTTGCTTCATCTGCAGGATTCATTTTCGTGGGAACCCATCTCCACTCATCACCTCTGGATAAATCCTGAATTTCGCCAACTCTGTGAGCTACATATGGACGATAGTTATGTGGATCTGCCTTTATCCAGGAAAGCGCCGTGCTGGAATCAGTCCACAAATACCGTTGTTCAATATCGATGTCATGGTTTTGCTGGACAAATTTCATCATACGAGCCGCCAAAACACAACCTTGTAGTTCAAGTCTTGGAATTGTAACTGGCTTTAGTGGTGCTACTTTCGCTTTGCCTGCGACTAATCGCGTTTTCCAAGAACCATTTTCACTCATTGTTCGTAAATAGATGGCACAACTATACGCTGAATCACTTGCGTCCGAGAATGCATGTAGTTGTGCATGAAGATAAGTTTCCTCCACGGCTCCAGGGAAATAACAACGGGGTACACGGATATCTGCTATATAGTTGATCATCTTAGTCCAATTGATCCAGCGCTGATGTACGGCATCGTCTACAACCTGATCCCAGCCAATGCCAGATCGCCACAAGTCTTGGATTAACAATTTTCCATGTATCAAAAATGGTGCTAATAATCCTAAAGGATCGAAGAATGTCATCACGCAGCGTAAAATTTGCCTTTTAGTAGGTCGCATTTCTGTTTCTAATAGTTCTTTCACTTCATCGCTCATCTGTGTTGCAAACTCAACTCATCACTCCTGGGATTCCAGAGCATTCCCAAAACTCGCTCTCTCATCGAATCGTCTCTTGTCAGATCAAGTTCCTTGTCTGTGACATTCGGCAGCTctcctaaagcttagttcttttagaaatgggacagttacgaatgcctgtatctaaaaaaccattcgtttgaacgaaatactttctatgaagaaaaagaaggtaatgttatgatctttcatgaaaaaatttgaaaaaaaatatttaccgttttttattaaagaaatttctactttattcttggtatctcccattggccggcgcacacttttttcagtcaaggtattgatcagtttctccaacttatgcttcgtaaaatctatattttaggtggcttcaccctccttcttcaatttctgatactttttggtccaatacttctctggaaactggaaactggaagcatttaagtggatacagttgtttcgaaatgaaaaaatttgattatttttgaccacatttttgaacgtttttttttcggtaccggttttacagcttatgagctttggaactatcaaaaaatggttgtttgaggttggatttcaatgagtcatcactaggcgacactttcagcttatcggagaaaattgttttggacatttcagcgatctacccttagtttttcgtttattgaaaattaaaagtgctggtatgagacttgacttccttgatgatacttaaccgttgttgccgatcatgtgcttctctccaatgcttgatttgagctttgtggacattattgacagtgtttgcatacttatccaccacaaaaactcagtaattctttgaataatcaacggttttgtcagctatcaatttgataatgacatattttcaaggaaactgtgcaaaattatttttttctttttctctcgcatcgtacatatctcaaaaacgcgtaaattttaaattttgaaaaaaataggtcgaatagtactttttacagccaacaaaatgctgtcaaaattttcaatatccaataactagttaacgagctattagcaaatgaaagtgtcccatttctaaaagaactaagctttagatgtTCAAGAACGGCTTCACTATTAGATCTCCAGTTGTGTAATGCAAATCCCCCTTTACTATGCACTGTCCTCACATCTGTTGCCACCTCCTTTGCCTCTTCCTCTTTCCCAAAACTTTGCAGGTAGTCATCAACATAGTGACGGCAAACTGCTGCTTTTGCTGCTTTAGGGTACTGTTCGCTGTGCTGTTGTGCGTTGATGTTCTTCACATACTGTGCAGATGCTGGAGAGCACTTCGACCCAAACGTTGCTACATCCATCAAATATACGTCAGGTTGCTGTGAGGGATCGGATCTCCAAAGAAAACGCTGCGAATTCTTATCTTCCTCTCTTATCCGTACTTGATGGAACATTTCCTTAATATCTGATGTTACTGCAACATTGAACAGACGAAACTGGAACAACACGCTAGGCAAAGAAGAAAGCTGGTCAGGGCCTTTAAGTAGAACACAGTTTAACGAAATTCCATTCACCTTCGCAGCAGCATCCCACACGAGCCGTACTTTGCCTGGCTTCTTCGGGTTCGTAACGGCTCCTAGTGGAAGATACCACACTCGGCGTGGGTCTGCTCGTTGAAGTTCTTCGACGGTGGCTTTGTGAGCATAACCCTTGGACACATACTGctctatttgtttgtttatattAGCTCGCAGTTCAGGATTGCGATTCATCTTCCGCTCAAGGCATTCTAGGCGTCGTAAGCTCATGGGAAAGCTGTCTGGGAGTTCCACATCATCACTCATCCACAATAGACAGGTTTCGAATCGGTCATCCACTCTTCGTGTAAAAAGCTTTAACAATTCCAACGCCCGTTGATCTTCCTTGCATAATCCTTGTTCAACCGCGACACCCGTTTCTTCCCAAGCAAATAACTGTTTAACTATGTCGTGAAGCGCTAAATCTTTCGTGCAACTGCAAACGTGAAAACTGTAACTATTTCCAGATTGACTACTCCGGTTTCCATACACGCACCATCCTAAACGTGTTTTCACTGCCACAATCCCAGAATTATCACTTTCTTTTATCTCAATTGGAAGTGCTAGCTGTAGATTGTCAATTCCAATCAAGATAGTCGGGTTGGCGTTCCTGTAGCTCTCCAATGGTAGTCCCATCAAGTGCGTATAGCGGTTGGTCGCTGCCTCCGCATCGAAACTCTGCTGTGGAAGATTCAAAGTTGAGACAGTGCGTGCATTTGTTATCTTGAATCGTTTTTGCTGATTAGAGCCTGAGATTTCAATGTCAATTTTCCTGGAATTCTGTTCCATACGGGAAGTGTTCCCTGTCCAATGCAGGCATAATGGTTGATGAGTTCCACTTATTCCTAACTGCTTTGCGAGCCCCTCTTCAACCAGTGTTAGATCCGATCCTTCGTCGAGAAACGCGAACGTTTCAACAAGACCTTCTGAACTGTAAACTGTAACTGGTATGATCCGGAAAAGCGTGGAACTATTTGCAAGACGGTGAGCGTGATTCTCTGCTGACTGAGTTGTCTGATGATCCGATGAAGTTTTCTTAGAGTGTAGCAAGGCGTGATGTTTGTTTTGACATCCGTCAATATTGCAGCGATGAGTTATACGACATGGTCGTCGTCCATGTCCATACAGACAAATCTGGCACAAATTCAATGCTCGCACTCTTCTCCACCTCTCATCAATAGGAAGATCCTTGAAGGCTTCGCATTCTCTAAGGCGATGACCTGGCTCTCCACAGCTTCCACAGTCCAGCTGTTTTAAAGTTGATACATATTCACTGGAACCTTGGACGTCAATCGAATGCGAATTGATGAAAGCTCTGGATTTAAATTTATCACGAATTACTTCACGAGAACTGATCTTCTTTATCTCTGGTTCGTACACAATAACACTGGTAGCATCACGAACTACGATGGCCATATAATCGCTGAAGGTTCTAAGGTTTACGTTCTGCAAATCTCGGCGGTGTGCTGCCCACAGCATCTGTTGTTCTGTAGGCAACTTTGTAACAAGTTCCTGGAGCAACTGTGGATTGAAAAGATGAGAGAATTCGTTGGCTGCTTCAATATGTCCGCATAAAGCTTTCACCGCTAGTCCAAATTCAACCAGTCCCTCCAATTTGTTCGATTTAATGACAGGGAGCGAGCGCACTTGACTCAAAAGAGAGTTGATCAGGACTTCTGGCCGTCCGAAACGAAATCGGAGATCTTCAATGACTCGGGGCACTGCTGCTGGATACACCAATTGACTACGAACTGTTTCAAGAGCACTACCACTCAAACACTTCTGAAGACGCACCATATTCTCACCATCTGTGAAACCACAGGCTGCTGTCGTGTACTCAAAATTAGCGATAAACATCGGCCAATCTGCCGGATCACCGGAAAATCGCGGTAGTTCACGAGCTAATGACTGTCTAGCGGTTAACTGCTGCGGAGTTGGGCTTGGATAGGTCATAAGATTGTTTGAAACATTTGTGGGGGCGTTGGGGTATTGTACTGAATGCAGCATATTATAATCAGGTCTTGCGGACTCGTAACGCGATGGACCAGAAAGAAAACCAGGGGCAGGGGGGTGTTGCATTGACCCAATTCTAGATCTTGATTCAGCGGTATCAAAACGCGACTGACTAGGAAAATGTTTAAAGTGTGACTGACtatcaaattttcttgtttctggtgCATAATGTGGCGTATCGTATGTGGGGTTAAAATCATTCATGGCATAGAATTTCGGTTTATTAAAAGAGGCTTGACGCTTACCTGATTCTTTTGGGTAGTTAGGCAGGGGGGAAGAGTAAACATTTCCACGATATCCTTCTACAAACCTTACCCTCGATGCGGGTACAATTGGCTCTCCGTTCAACCATCGATTGTTTGCCGAGTTCCACTGGCTAGATTTTGGAACTGTTTCCAAGTTTGTCGACTGTAGGAACCTATCCTTCAATACACTCGGCGGACGCAGAGTGGGATCAGTCGCTTCGTAGACTGACTTCCCTGTCGTATTACGCTTGGGAATGGTTCCTGTATTTTTTCCGCTATCTGTCAAGAGCAAGGTTTCCTTACAGAGATTTAGAAGATCCTGTACGTCATTTGCAGTGGGACTTCCGTTTTGTTCAAACTGTTCCAAACGGTCAACCAATCGTTGCTTGCTCCGTAGATCCGCATTTTGCGACATTGGTCTAGGGTAAGATTGGGCTTCCTTTTCCACATCATCTGCAATCAGATTCGTGTCGCTAATCCAATCACGAAGCCGCTGTTGATCTCCTTGGACACTCACCGAATGTTTTCGGCTTCTTGAGTTCCGTGCGACAACAGTTTCCAATAAATCTTCTCTCTGCTTGAGAAATCGTTCTTTCATGTCCAACTCCAGCTTTTTAATCTCCAATTCCTGCTGCTTTATCAGACGGTTCAAAGAATCTGACATCGTCAGAGTATCactttcagattcaaaactcCTTCTGTGGTCATCGTTACCAGCAGAGCACGATCGACATATAAAATCATGATCCGCGACGGATTCTTCCACACCGGCACACGAGAAGTGCCGCCAAGACGCACATTGGTCACATTGAACCATCTTCTGGAAGGCATCGCACTGTACGCAGTCAACACAGTTGAATTCCAGTTCCGGGTCATAGTCCTTTCCTGCCATCCTGGGCGGGTTAAGCTTTTTGAAGAATGTTACGGCCAAGAAAGACACCGACTAAATTTCGAGAGCAGTTGTATTTGTTGATATGTTGCTTCAAAACTGTaataatacatatttttaatacatttctagtggttttaaattgaaactctAACTTACAGCTTAGTCTGCCTTCTCCAAGGCTTGGCCTATTCTTCTTGTCAAGTGTTAACAAAATCGAGTGATTCCTGTGATGAAATCGTGTAtccttttttagaaaatttcagctaattttgattaattattCTTTTCTTTACTTACAGGTTACAGCGCGGAATTCAGCGGAACCACCGCAGTAACGGAATCATCCGTATGGACCGAAACAGATGACTTAACCTGGAACTCAGGAATTACGATTCCTGGAGGATATTTATACTATTAAACGACTGAGGTTTTCAGAAAAGATAGCTGACTTACGTGACAAATCGATCTTTGCGTATGCAAACGAATAAATACGAATAAACTTAGCAACTTTtggttttagataaaaaatcgACTAATGCACATAAAATGCCAACTCACGATGTACACGCTTGTAACAATTTGACTTAACCACATGCGGTCTTTCCGTTCGTTTCCCTGTCATCATTAACTATCATTACGTAAATCGGTTTTCCAACCGTGATGATTACGGCAGGGTTGCCTGTTTGCCGACACTTGTTTTCCGTGAAGTATCCAAAATGGGAGTTCATTTCTAATATCGATAAATTCATTAACGTTAATTTTCGAATATCCAACTCAATTCGAAATTCAATTATCATTTTTCCGAGCTTGATCTTGAATTGAGTACTTCTTCTCGAATCACTACGTTCGcacttttttgccaattttaaatCGTGCAgccaaaacattcatatttttcatcattttcagaacGTAATCAAACATGTTTTTCGATTTCACTTGACatgctattaaaaaaaattgcaaataattttgaacgcACCCAACTCAATAGTAACAAACACTTTCATCACACACTCGCAGCGTTCTCCAGATGTTTTTGCAATAGAATTTTCGAAACCAtaagatttttgtaaaatttggtgaaaattttataGCACGAAAAAACACATGCTGACGGTTCAGCACCCGCCTACTTCTCCTCTGTTCATTCAGCGGAAATTCTTTACTATTAACGATGTCAACGaacaaagggtgatacggtcaaaatttggtcaatatcaacttgacgtatttctttcaattttgcattttaaaaacctgaacatccctcattttgaaggtgtgtgtgtgtgtgtgtgtgtgtgtgtgtgtgtgtgtgtgtgtgtgtgtgtgtgtgtgtgtgtgtgtgtgtgtgtgtgtgtgtgtgtgtgtgtgtgtgtgtgtgtgtgtgtgtgtgtgtgtgtgtgtgtgtgtctgtgtgtgtgtgtgtgtgtgtgtgtgtgtgtgtgtgtgtgtatgtgtgtgtgtgtgtgtatgtgtgtgtgtgtggggtGTGGGGGggtttgtgtgtgtgtggggtgtgtgtgtgtgtgtgtgtgtgtgtgtgtgtgtgtgtgtgtgtgtgtgtgtgtgtgtgtgtgtgtgtgtgtgtgtgtgtgtgtgtgtgtgtgtgtgtgtgtgtgtgtacagtgttgctcctattttgatttcgattttttgattcactcttcacttgtcaaaatgccgtccaaggatgAAGAGcaacgtatcaaaattttgctcgcgcatcgcgaaaatccgagctactcacacgaaaagctggcaaaatcgttaaaagttgccaaatcaaccgttgcaaatgtaattaaagtgtatGAAGAACGTTTGTAGGCAGCAAGGAAGTCTAGATCGGGGGGAAAAtggaaaaccggaagccgctgaaacgacaaaaagagttgccggtagtttcaagcaaaaccctaacctctctctccgagatgcggcaaataagctgggtgtatcgtctacaaccgtgcatcgagccaaaaaacgagtcggactatcgacttacaagaaggtagtgactccaaatcgcgatgataaacaaaatacgacggccaaagctcgatcccggaggctgtacacgacgatgctgacgaagtttgactgcgtggtaatgaacgacgaaacctacgccaaagccgactacatgcagcttccgggacaggagtttcatacggcaaaaggaaggggaaaggtagcagatattttcaagcacatgaaactgtcaaagttcgcgaagaaatatctggtttggcaagccatctgtacatgtggcttgaaaagtagcattttcatagcttccgggactgtcaaccaagaaatttacgtgaaagagtgtttgaataaacgtctgctgcctttcctgaagaaacacggttgttccgtactgttttggccggatttggcatcttgccattacggtaaaaaggccatggagtggtacgccgccaacaacgtgcaggtggttcccaaggacaagaaccctcccaacacgccagagctctgcccaattgagaaatactgggctattgtcaagcggaatctaaagaagactaaaaaaaactgctaaagacgagcagcagttcaaaacaaactgactttctgcggcgaagaaggtgggctgtagaaaatttgatgttaggggttaagcgtaaggcccggcaattcggatttggaaaagcggaagcctaactgaatatttttcctaagtTTTATACTAGGGTatgtgagccttaacttggcatgctccttatcttggcatgccaaaatgcattttggtaatttatatgtcaaacatatgcctaaaaatataaaataaatcaaacataaaagaaaatcgcatttgtctacattctgcatagcatttgtccgcaattgaatataaataactgcgtaataattttttttcacatgacgaaCTGGAAGTAAACTaacgattttcggaaaaaatctgaaatgaacctaccttgctagtgcatctgccactttcggatcgattttaaaaacacacttccctatgaaaaaaacactgaaaaataccgttggttacagcaaaacgtggcaaaaaatataaaattttagcctactccaaacaacgtaaatatttgatctaaaattgaagaaaatataaacatttttttcgcctaatcttggcatgaaattccactaattgaagtttgtatgtatgtgtgagaacgaAATCAGAAAGCAGACGGTAGCCGGCAGCCGGCAGCCGAATCGTCGGCCGTtaatgcacagtggtctggaaatttaaaaccggtcgtaagtaaaaagaatgattgaaataacttaaaaataccattAATGTATTTcggactataatcaatttatttatctctcaagcgtatttggcatcttagttggattataatactaaaagtttagctgccttttttttggtaaatttctagaacttttcctCTCTTCTGAGCACTTCTGAGCACGAAATCAACAGGATTCGGATCCGAAacgatatcttggatctcaacgttgaagtaactttatccataccaaaaaaaattacaattggaAATAAGGTTCaacgtatttttatttcattttatttgtgctgGAGATGCACATTTGCTgtatatgtgtcgctttgaaaggaatggttacaaagttcaaattatgacattctaaatattatgtttattgaaaaaagtaatggcattacaatgttgaaaaattatgttatttagagctaaattttattgttttcaatttcatgtgaaatcaaaaattatattttgaccaagtttgttttatattatggatcactgtgcatcagcagaggtgacgcatttgttttccgtaggaaaggaatatgcgaaggaagcgctgccgagtttggatgatgattttgcatgagtgcgagtgagatgcagcttgaatttcacccagcttgtaaatttgttgttcgcttccattggctatagtccccaaacgaacgagtgagatgcaatctatttcaatcaggctggctggagtgagcgataGTTTGTCTTGATTTGCTATCCgggtgtacgcaaacgattgctagaaaattcctaagggcgacattttaaatatgtaggtatgattcaaagaatcgttcgcttacttgagttttagctttagcttgcttcttgcctcggtcataatggtttttaaaatgtcgttcctccttttatgggagtggaataaaaagaatatgaacattcactatcgtatgttaacttcaatggaaacagatctatcatgattatattttaaaaaattgaacaaacgatttgtttgcacggttaataaacatatttatgttaaccaatgcaatatTTTGGAACGTATTTGTTCTAGATTGTCATTctgataatagaaattttaaacacaccaAAAACTGAAACGAACAAGTGAACTTTTTTACGTTAGTTTATAATTCTGCACGGaaatatcaattctaaaaattggttgacatttcgtactttcgactttttgaaaacaacacagaacattgttgtgcttccttccaggatattatcaacgaattcgtgggggctgttgttgtattagtgaggcaaatttcttctagaggcggccaatttaaggaactcataaagggccacaattcggaacgggggccacaataaggagcatttcaatcaatagtttgatcaggtttatctcaaattatccaccgctttaaagcaaggacatatttttactacatttcaggctagtaagcaatcatatttgtcggaggacttttgaaggtacatataACAGGgagactacaatcatgggaaatatagtcaaccatgccttaggggccaagttcgggtacatttaccccttaaacttgaaaaagaaaattcatttgaTCTCAGATCTATTCTGGTGTCTGAGAAAATAAAGGAGGGTTGTAACTTATTTGTACTTAGCTCATTTTCTAATATTAATTAATCTAAATAAGCTCAGCAGGATTATATAAATTCGCGATGATTGTGGTAAGCATGAGctgaaaaatttagtttctttAGAACAAAAAGTCGAAGAATGGTTAAAAAATTTCCCAAATGATAATTCCATCGCCAGTCTTCAGTCGCATAAACCAAATGTGCCACCTCACGAGAGTTACAACAATCGTAAACAAAACGTCAACAAATATTTGTCTGAAGTTTGTAGCACTTAGTC is a window encoding:
- the LOC129741153 gene encoding uncharacterized protein LOC129741153: MMKFVQQNHDIDIEQRYLWTDSSTALSWIKADPHNYRPYVAHRVGEIQDLSRGDEWRWVPTKMNPADEATKWGSGPYFKNDSSWFDGPNFLKSSEDHWPRCRDSPISTDEEKKATVLIHLHREPIIGYHRFSRWERLHRAVAYALRLKNIISKKHRAESDVLEQHELLAAERAIMMEVQWESFPEEMGLLTNTKSHDESSTMQQVDSSSRLYQLVPFLDDQGVMRENSRVKSSNTVPYGVRYPVILPRKHRLTELLVDWYHRRFHHANSETVVNEIRQSYAIPKLRQVVKKVCADCQMCKVRNARPSHPIMAPLPAARLADHERPFTFTGLDYFGPLFVKVGRSSVKRWVCLFTCLTTRAVHLEVAFDLSTASCIFCVRRFISRRGAPLEFYSDNGTNFQGASRVLREQINRGLANTFTNCQTKWTFNPPGAPHMGGVWERLVQSVKCAIKGAYEEGKLNDEGLQTLLVEAEGIVNSRPLTYLPLDAAEYEALTPNHFLLGSSNGVKQPAVPVEENRKLKTTWDLIQHELDVFWKRWLKEYMPIIRRRSKWFKQVRSIEVGDLVLVVDNKVRNGWMRGRVEEVVAGSDDQVRQVYVRTANGLLRRAVHHLALLDVGRASAVSEDTEMHPREDVGKQATLP